The following are encoded together in the Cicer arietinum cultivar CDC Frontier isolate Library 1 chromosome 2, Cicar.CDCFrontier_v2.0, whole genome shotgun sequence genome:
- the NAC15 gene encoding protein FEZ produces MEERNDGEKLDEVLLPGFRFHPTDEELVGFYLKRKIQQRPLSIELIKQLDIYKYDPWDLPKFATTGEKEWYFYCPRDRKYRNSARPNRVTGAGFWKATGTDRPIYSSEGSKCIGLKKSLVFYKGRAAKGVKTDWMMHEFRLPSLIDPLSPNKYIDKTIPTNESWAICRIFKKTNSTAQRASSQSWVSSLNSETRTSMLTKNQETTQFCSNNMSQTKKTTLPNNFFTNNNNNTQNFDVDVDVTTPYKSIINPLLHKAFDHLPISNNDLNTSLIFSSSPLETSNTNINFSKSTMDVSSMLLNMSSSMFVGDFSKTCDEDITTNFNDGLQEHFSDYSTSFLQTTFGNNQYDNNALVKINPYYYNNVNVPRVDDQDFNIGDAWKSNLLWDTSFCPCDVPSTYYSTTKCYT; encoded by the exons ATGGAAGAGAGAAATGATGGtgaaaaacttgatgaagttttgTTACCAGGGTTTAGGTTTCATCCAACTGATGAAGAGCTTGTTGGGTTTTACCTAAAGAGAAAGATTCAACAAAGGCCTTTATCTATTGAGCTCATCAAACAACTTGATATCTATAAATATGATCCTTGGGATCTTCCAA AGTTTGCTACTACAGGAGAGAAAGAGTGGTATTTCTACTGTCCAAGAGACAGAAAATACAGAAACAGTGCAAGGCCTAATAGGGTAACTGGAGCTGGATTCTGGAAAGCTACAGGAACTGATAGACCTATCTACTCCTCAGAAGGTTCCAAGTGCATTGGTTTGAAGAAATCATTGGTCTTTTACAAAGGCAGAGCTGCTAAAGGTGTCAAAACTGATTGGATGATGCATGAGTTTAGACTACCTTCTCTCATTGATCCACTCTCACCAAACAAGTATATAGACAAAACTATTCCAACTAAT GAATCTTGGGCTATATGCAgaatatttaagaaaacaaattcTACAGCTCAAAGAGCTTCATCTCAATCTTGGGTTTCTTCCCTTAATTCTGAAACAAGAACCTCAATGCTAACAAAAAATCAAGAAACCACCCAATTTTGTTCAAACAACATGTCACAAACAAAGAAAACTACCCTACCCAACAATTTCTTcactaacaataataataatacccAAAATTTTGATGTTGATGTTGATGTTACTACCCCTTATAAATCCATTATTAATCCACTACTACACAAAGCCTTTGACCACTTACCCATTTCAAATAATGATCTTAACACAAGCTTGATATTTTCATCATCTCCACTTGAAACATCCAAcactaatattaatttttcaaaatctacAATGGATGTTTCATCAATGCTGTTGAATATGTCATCCTCAATGTTTGTTGGTGATTTTAGCAAAACATGTGATGAGGATATAACTACAAATTTCAATGATGGGTTGCAAGAGCATTTTAGTGACTACTCAACATCATTTCTACAAACCACATTTGGTAATAACCAATATGATAATAATGCATTGGTAAAGATTAATccttattattataataatgtgAATGTGCCTCGTGTTGATGATCAAGATTTCAATATTGGTGATGCATGGAAGTCAAATTTGCTTTGGGATACTTCATTTTGTCCTTGTGATGTTCCCTCTACTTATTATTCAACTACTAAGTGTTATACTTAg